A single window of Xiphophorus hellerii strain 12219 chromosome 12, Xiphophorus_hellerii-4.1, whole genome shotgun sequence DNA harbors:
- the LOC116729402 gene encoding C-X-C motif chemokine 11-like encodes MKFAVIGFVACLFLLCAQAQPANRSNKCKCSSSFLNRVRLQSILTEPVVYHPSTFCPRTEIIVRLANKEKCVDPKSRIGQLILNLKNKSRKTGAVHTTTVSAHSSTSGSTQQATFRL; translated from the exons ATGAAGTTCGCTGTGATTGGATTCGTGGCCTGCCTGTTTCTCCTCTGTGCTCAAG CTCAGCCAGCCAACAGGTCCAATAAATGCAAGTGTTCCAGCAGCTTCCTGAACAGGGTCCGACTGCAGAGCATTCTCACAGAGCCTGTCGTTTACCACCCAAGCACCTTCTGCCCCCGCACTGAGATCAT TGTTAGACTAGCAAACAAGGAAAAGTGTGTGGATCCAAAGTCACGAATTGGACAGCTTATCTTGAATCTGAAGAACAA GTCCAGAAAAACTGGAGCTGTGCACACAACGACGGTTTCAGCTCACTCTTCCACTTCAGGCTCAACACAGCAGGCGACATTCAGACTGTAG